One genomic segment of Methylocystis bryophila includes these proteins:
- a CDS encoding type IV secretory system conjugative DNA transfer family protein — protein sequence MRWLLYLLGALCALAAAFLIWEASYALAVAGRTHSWLLWTRFSRGFELLLPLRAAQSEWGDPVVHNLVARATLLATIAIVVVAVVTMQMVESLRAIRPPPGGARLATLNDLRKADLLNGEPGYSIFLGRFNGKDVRYSGASHIYVNGPTRAGKGVGFVLPNALEWRGSLIGLDIKREMWAEVGAARAAMGQRVFLFSPGSAESHCWNPLDLVAPWPERATDVANIARSLIPTPATGDSYWAETARGLFAGLLGYVIDSDTMRGQRTIKSALKMMSRGRSLAAVMADILLAEPDLNEFVADKFRQHIGREEKQRLSFEAHIVTALDGWNNKLVDDATSRSDFNIADLRRRPLTILIGTPIGNFGSVEAVVRLLVQQVHDVLLRNLPGLDEPHRLLLMLDEFYQFGRMPEIVDRAPLVAGYGFQIAVIAQGLTQLDVRYGKPTRDMLVGNMDVKLLIGVGDETTAKYCSDEIGKHYIRREGWGTSVGGGSLIGGAPRASRTTQGRWELEPLIAPEALRRLDSKKSVLLVRGQYPVVLDKVNFFTDGGYKRKAAASAPFRAQLSVPEVGAERPSRDWSTDPSGTIAVPALGAKHDAALARVMVAAEEIFVDDEPFRAAFVAAMNEASNGSIAALCKELRTEPQSIGILKKPCGFSIRRATRPDVLTKSLRAEIIAARNLLNADRAERAGVSTHGLGSADLGPAVPVLPPADITPLPPPVTVESAGCGEVEKAPESADMVALVAGVSAEAAEWVEDLKAAVASTFAGQKRAEFESDAARFEAASALFQDTPDDLGELLNV from the coding sequence ATGCGCTGGCTGCTCTATCTCCTCGGCGCGCTCTGCGCCTTGGCGGCCGCCTTCCTTATCTGGGAAGCCTCCTATGCGCTGGCGGTCGCCGGGCGCACGCACAGCTGGCTGCTCTGGACGCGCTTCTCGCGGGGCTTTGAGCTGCTGCTGCCCCTGCGCGCCGCTCAAAGCGAGTGGGGTGATCCGGTCGTCCACAATCTGGTCGCGCGGGCGACGCTCCTTGCCACGATCGCTATCGTCGTCGTCGCCGTCGTCACCATGCAGATGGTGGAAAGCCTTCGCGCGATCAGGCCTCCCCCAGGGGGCGCGCGGCTTGCGACGCTGAACGATCTGCGAAAGGCGGATTTGCTGAATGGTGAGCCCGGCTACTCGATTTTCCTCGGACGCTTCAACGGCAAGGACGTCCGCTACAGCGGCGCAAGCCACATTTACGTGAACGGCCCGACGCGCGCCGGCAAGGGTGTCGGCTTCGTGCTACCGAACGCTCTCGAATGGCGCGGCTCCTTGATCGGCTTGGACATAAAGCGCGAGATGTGGGCCGAGGTTGGCGCCGCGCGGGCGGCCATGGGCCAGCGGGTGTTTTTGTTCTCCCCCGGTTCCGCCGAGTCGCATTGTTGGAATCCCCTCGATCTCGTCGCGCCTTGGCCCGAACGAGCAACCGACGTCGCGAACATTGCCCGGAGCCTCATTCCGACGCCGGCGACCGGAGATTCTTATTGGGCGGAAACCGCCAGAGGCCTCTTCGCCGGCCTCCTGGGCTATGTAATCGACAGCGACACGATGCGCGGGCAGCGGACGATAAAGTCCGCGCTCAAGATGATGAGCCGCGGTCGGAGCCTCGCGGCCGTCATGGCCGATATTCTTCTCGCCGAGCCGGATCTGAACGAGTTCGTCGCAGACAAATTTCGGCAGCACATTGGCCGCGAGGAAAAGCAGCGCTTGTCCTTCGAGGCGCACATCGTCACGGCGCTCGATGGATGGAACAACAAGCTCGTCGATGACGCTACAAGCCGCAGCGACTTCAACATCGCGGACTTGAGGCGAAGGCCACTCACGATTCTGATCGGAACTCCGATTGGGAATTTCGGCTCGGTCGAAGCGGTCGTGCGCCTGCTCGTGCAGCAAGTCCATGACGTGTTGCTGAGGAACCTTCCAGGCCTCGACGAGCCGCACAGGCTTCTCCTGATGCTTGACGAATTTTACCAATTCGGACGCATGCCCGAAATTGTCGATCGAGCGCCACTCGTCGCGGGCTATGGATTCCAAATTGCGGTGATCGCACAGGGCCTGACTCAATTGGACGTGCGCTACGGCAAGCCGACGCGCGACATGCTCGTCGGCAATATGGACGTGAAGCTCCTGATCGGCGTCGGCGACGAGACGACCGCGAAATATTGCTCCGACGAAATTGGAAAGCACTACATTCGCCGCGAAGGATGGGGGACTTCAGTCGGAGGCGGGAGCTTGATCGGCGGGGCGCCTCGTGCGAGCCGCACGACCCAAGGGCGCTGGGAGCTCGAGCCCCTCATCGCCCCGGAAGCGCTTCGGCGGTTGGACAGCAAAAAGTCAGTTCTGCTGGTTCGCGGTCAGTACCCAGTTGTCTTGGACAAGGTCAACTTCTTCACGGATGGCGGATACAAGCGGAAAGCCGCGGCGTCGGCGCCTTTCAGGGCTCAACTAAGCGTGCCGGAAGTTGGAGCGGAGCGGCCATCTCGGGACTGGTCGACTGATCCGAGCGGGACAATTGCGGTGCCTGCGCTTGGAGCGAAACATGACGCGGCGTTGGCGCGCGTGATGGTCGCTGCTGAGGAAATCTTCGTTGACGACGAGCCCTTCCGCGCAGCTTTCGTCGCGGCAATGAACGAAGCGAGCAACGGGTCGATCGCTGCGCTCTGCAAAGAGCTTCGAACCGAACCTCAGTCGATCGGGATCTTGAAGAAGCCGTGCGGCTTCTCGATCCGACGCGCCACCCGGCCGGACGTTCTGACGAAATCGCTGCGCGCCGAAATTATCGCCGCCCGAAATCTTCTCAATGCGGACAGAGCCGAAAGGGCGGGTGTTTCGACTCACGGACTTGGCTCTGCCGATTTAGGGCCCGCAGTGCCTGTGCTTCCTCCCGCTGATATTACGCCACTGCCCCCGCCCGTCACCGTGGAGAGCGCCGGTTGCGGCGAAGTGGAGAAGGCGCCCGAATCTGCGGATATGGTCGCGCTCGTCGCAGGCGTGAGCGCCGAAGCTGCGGAATGGGTAGAGGATTTGAAGGCGGCGGTCGCGTCGACTTTCGCGGGACAGAAGCGGGCAGAGTTCGAATCCGACGCGGCGCGGTTCGAAGCCGCGTCGGCGCTTTTCCAAGACACGCCGGATGATCTAGGTGAACTCCTAAACGTATAA
- the virB11 gene encoding P-type DNA transfer ATPase VirB11 translates to MFFRNAAEPIRAWLQNPDVIEICVNRPGEVWVEALGKPAMERFEIPELTETAIRRLAEHVASITQQSVNSSTPLLSAAMPHGERFQGVLAPAAPSGGAFSIRKQVIANLDLDDYAQMGAFETVKVRGPLKADFNHYPEIETELAELLKEANPVGVQKALRFAVKNYVTMIISGGTSSGKTTFLNALLKEVPDTERVISIEDTRELQPPQLNWLSLLASKGGQGLAQVTVQELLESSLRLRPDRLFLGEIRGAEAATFLQAVNTGHPGSLTTLHADSCYGAFERLALMTLQSDLKLSKAEIMEYVRSVVPMVVQLRRRPTRGVAEIYFRGFGERA, encoded by the coding sequence GTGTTCTTCCGGAACGCGGCGGAGCCCATTCGGGCTTGGTTACAAAACCCTGACGTCATCGAGATCTGCGTCAACAGGCCGGGAGAGGTTTGGGTCGAGGCGCTTGGCAAGCCCGCCATGGAGCGCTTCGAGATTCCCGAACTGACCGAGACGGCCATTCGGCGACTGGCCGAACATGTGGCCTCGATCACCCAACAGTCGGTGAACTCCTCGACGCCGCTCCTTTCGGCGGCGATGCCGCATGGCGAAAGGTTTCAGGGGGTGCTCGCGCCGGCGGCGCCTTCGGGCGGGGCGTTCTCGATCCGCAAGCAGGTTATCGCCAATCTCGACCTGGACGACTACGCGCAAATGGGCGCCTTCGAGACCGTGAAGGTGCGGGGACCGCTCAAGGCGGACTTCAACCACTATCCGGAGATCGAGACCGAGCTTGCCGAGTTGCTAAAGGAAGCGAACCCGGTCGGCGTGCAAAAGGCGCTTCGCTTCGCCGTCAAGAACTACGTGACGATGATTATTTCCGGCGGCACGTCGTCGGGCAAGACGACCTTTCTGAATGCGCTGCTCAAGGAGGTCCCCGACACCGAACGCGTGATCTCGATCGAAGACACGCGCGAGCTGCAGCCGCCCCAGCTGAACTGGTTGTCGCTGCTCGCCTCCAAAGGCGGGCAGGGCCTGGCGCAGGTGACAGTCCAGGAGTTGCTGGAGTCGAGCCTGCGGTTGCGGCCCGATCGGCTGTTCCTCGGCGAAATCCGCGGCGCCGAGGCGGCGACCTTCCTCCAGGCCGTCAATACTGGCCATCCCGGCTCTCTGACGACGCTTCATGCCGACAGCTGCTACGGCGCGTTTGAGCGCCTCGCGCTGATGACGCTGCAATCCGATCTGAAGCTCAGCAAGGCGGAGATCATGGAATACGTCCGCTCGGTGGTGCCGATGGTGGTGCAATTGCGGCGGCGGCCGACGCGCGGCGTCGCGGAGATATATTTCCGCGGCTTTGGCGAGAGGGCCTGA
- the virB10 gene encoding type IV secretion system protein VirB10 has translation MAADFEEEGRLAHETVTRQSSNPNVMLGGVAVLAAAIVIGLMWYASIRKQTKPQNAGEESFATARLQPGATFDRPPPKVEDNRFVIPAPPAPPPAVVVSPTPAMEPKLDDGEAQRLAELERLRKETEAKLEARLRSPMLAINEKEGTASVDPSARVGVEKDDEDSNRRFLRNAESDVTRARAVKHNRIDALVPQGFMIRGVLETGIQSDLPGNVRASVSEDVYSFDGRRVLIPKGTMLTGEYRSGVVRGQSRVLIIWTRMLRADGVSLMLGSYGTDNLGRSGLEGEVDKHFLDRFGNAALLTLTGGGAQFVASLGQNQNQPGNQQYAFDPVTGQLIPIAGTQNSTLLSARQIGAQAASQAISRMAEEALKDEIHIPPTIYVDQGTRILVFVKRDLDFSDLYPDPVKEALYELKHPNRRPRRDEDPALGDPAGVLPERGGAHSGLVTKP, from the coding sequence ATGGCTGCTGATTTCGAGGAAGAAGGCCGGCTCGCGCATGAGACGGTTACGCGCCAGTCATCAAACCCCAATGTGATGCTGGGCGGCGTCGCCGTTCTCGCTGCGGCGATCGTCATCGGCCTCATGTGGTACGCGTCGATTCGGAAGCAAACGAAGCCGCAGAACGCCGGCGAGGAATCTTTTGCGACCGCCCGGCTGCAGCCCGGTGCGACTTTCGACCGGCCTCCCCCAAAGGTCGAAGACAATAGGTTCGTGATCCCGGCGCCGCCGGCTCCTCCGCCTGCCGTCGTGGTCAGCCCTACGCCCGCCATGGAACCGAAGTTGGATGACGGCGAAGCGCAGCGCCTGGCGGAGCTCGAGCGGCTGCGCAAGGAAACTGAGGCGAAATTGGAAGCTCGCCTCCGTTCGCCCATGCTCGCGATCAATGAAAAGGAAGGAACGGCGTCGGTCGATCCTTCCGCGAGGGTCGGAGTCGAGAAGGACGATGAAGATTCCAATCGGCGCTTTCTTCGTAACGCCGAAAGCGACGTGACCCGAGCTCGGGCCGTCAAACACAATCGCATCGATGCGCTCGTCCCCCAGGGCTTCATGATCCGCGGCGTCCTGGAGACAGGCATTCAGTCGGACCTTCCGGGCAATGTGCGCGCCTCGGTCAGCGAAGACGTCTATTCCTTCGACGGGCGGCGAGTCCTCATCCCTAAGGGAACGATGCTCACGGGCGAATATCGCTCCGGCGTCGTCCGAGGACAGTCGCGGGTCTTGATCATCTGGACGCGCATGTTGCGGGCGGATGGCGTGTCGCTGATGCTTGGATCCTACGGGACCGACAATCTCGGTCGCTCGGGTCTCGAAGGCGAGGTGGACAAGCATTTTCTCGACAGGTTCGGGAATGCGGCCTTGCTGACGCTCACCGGCGGCGGCGCGCAATTCGTCGCGTCGCTCGGACAAAATCAAAATCAGCCGGGAAACCAGCAGTACGCTTTCGATCCGGTGACCGGTCAGCTCATTCCCATAGCCGGGACCCAGAACTCGACACTCCTCAGCGCACGGCAAATCGGCGCCCAGGCCGCTAGCCAAGCCATCTCGCGTATGGCGGAAGAGGCGTTGAAAGACGAGATCCACATTCCGCCGACGATCTATGTCGATCAGGGCACGCGAATTCTCGTTTTCGTGAAGCGCGATCTCGATTTCTCCGACCTCTATCCCGACCCTGTGAAAGAGGCGTTGTATGAACTCAAGCACCCCAATAGACGTCCGCGGCGCGACGAAGATCCCGCTTTGGGAGACCCTGCCGGTGTTCTTCCGGAACGCGGCGGAGCCCATTCGGGCTTGGTTACAAAACCCTGA
- a CDS encoding TrbG/VirB9 family P-type conjugative transfer protein, with product MNKVLITSLLLAAIFSSAAVAERSPLPVLADSRLRTVPFEKDNVVTIWGTRGVSTIIVLGDDEKIATVALGDTVGWQAVPDQSKQFLFIKPLEPDAVTNMTVVTTRKRIYSFILRTSGGHDRRVVFKVRFTYPDEEADARLLEKARELAAFPNKRNAERSSIRNFDYSYKGSATVKPEYVFDDGRKTYFRFSGDVPGIFFVNPDRSETLINSRREGEMIVVDRTAGQWTMRNGPLTACVFNMRAEAEPPLTTRETDVQPEIQAVHAPDGDFLTNLLPGGWAPSLIFPQQ from the coding sequence ATGAACAAGGTTTTGATTACGAGCCTCCTGCTCGCCGCCATTTTCTCATCGGCCGCCGTCGCCGAACGCTCGCCCTTGCCGGTCCTGGCGGATTCGCGCCTGCGCACGGTTCCCTTCGAGAAGGACAATGTGGTCACGATTTGGGGAACGCGGGGCGTCTCGACCATCATCGTTCTGGGCGACGACGAGAAGATCGCCACCGTCGCGCTCGGGGACACCGTCGGCTGGCAGGCGGTCCCCGACCAGTCGAAGCAATTTCTGTTCATCAAGCCCCTGGAGCCGGACGCGGTCACCAACATGACCGTCGTGACCACGAGGAAACGAATTTATTCCTTCATCTTGCGCACGAGCGGCGGCCATGATCGTCGGGTCGTGTTCAAGGTGCGCTTCACCTATCCGGACGAGGAAGCCGACGCGCGACTCTTGGAAAAGGCGCGAGAACTCGCGGCCTTTCCCAACAAGCGGAACGCGGAGCGTTCAAGCATCCGAAACTTCGATTACAGCTACAAAGGCTCGGCAACCGTCAAGCCAGAATATGTTTTCGACGATGGGAGGAAAACCTACTTCCGGTTTTCAGGCGACGTCCCAGGGATTTTCTTCGTCAACCCGGATCGGTCGGAGACGCTCATCAACTCTCGGCGCGAAGGCGAGATGATCGTCGTCGACCGCACAGCGGGTCAGTGGACCATGCGCAACGGACCCCTGACGGCCTGCGTCTTCAACATGCGGGCCGAAGCGGAGCCGCCACTGACGACGCGAGAGACGGACGTCCAACCCGAGATCCAGGCGGTGCATGCGCCGGATGGCGACTTCTTGACGAACCTACTTCCGGGCGGTTGGGCGCCGAGCCTCATCTTCCCGCAACAATAG
- a CDS encoding virB8 family protein: MSDDVETGGRSPLVSDSYYHDGARWERDIYRRLELSRNAWRVVASLMGLALVAVLVALFMLIPLKSIEVVTLLVDKATGYVEVARPLESGGPISEREAVTQANIVRFIRARETYDPPALRDNFELASLLSAGDASKELSDQFSATNPNNPMKLWGATGRIKVYVKSVNFLTHGWMDNPKAPATAAVRFMTTRTNEREQIIEHWAANVRFRYTQEPMRNEWRFDNPLGFQVIEYRKDQETVAPLAGGASQ; encoded by the coding sequence ATGTCCGATGATGTGGAGACCGGCGGGCGATCGCCGCTCGTGAGCGACAGCTATTACCACGATGGCGCGCGCTGGGAGCGCGACATCTACCGCCGGCTCGAGCTCTCCAGGAACGCCTGGCGCGTAGTCGCGAGCCTGATGGGCCTTGCGCTTGTGGCGGTTCTCGTCGCCCTCTTCATGCTCATTCCCCTAAAGTCCATCGAGGTCGTGACGCTCCTGGTGGACAAGGCCACGGGCTATGTCGAGGTCGCCCGGCCGCTCGAGAGTGGCGGACCGATATCCGAGCGGGAAGCCGTGACTCAGGCGAACATCGTTCGCTTCATCCGCGCTCGCGAGACCTACGATCCGCCGGCGCTCCGGGACAATTTCGAGCTGGCGTCGCTGCTTTCGGCCGGCGACGCGAGCAAGGAGCTTAGCGACCAGTTTTCTGCGACGAATCCGAACAATCCGATGAAGCTCTGGGGAGCGACGGGACGGATCAAGGTCTACGTCAAGAGCGTGAACTTCCTGACGCACGGCTGGATGGACAACCCCAAGGCGCCGGCGACCGCGGCCGTTCGCTTCATGACGACACGCACCAATGAGCGAGAGCAGATCATCGAACATTGGGCGGCGAATGTCAGGTTCCGCTACACCCAGGAGCCGATGCGCAACGAGTGGCGCTTCGACAATCCGCTGGGCTTCCAGGTCATCGAATATCGCAAGGACCAGGAGACCGTGGCTCCTCTCGCCGGAGGCGCTTCGCAATGA